A single window of Micrococcaceae bacterium Sec5.1 DNA harbors:
- a CDS encoding ABC transporter ATP-binding protein, producing MSSTSAMPASADAPASDSVVKVTNLVAGYIPGVNILNGCSIEARKGELIGIIGPNGAGKSTLLKAMFGLVKVHSGTVIVRGQDLTGLKANKLVTQGVGFVPQTNNVFATLTIEENLQMGMFQRPKAFAERFDFVASLFPELAKRRAQRAGSLSGGERQMVAMGRALMMDPAVLLLDEPSAGLSPVKQDETFLRVHEINRAGVSVIMVEQNARRCLQICDRGYVLDQGKDAYTGTGRELMKDPKVIQLYLGTLADEV from the coding sequence ATGAGCAGCACCAGCGCAATGCCCGCCTCGGCAGATGCCCCAGCCAGCGATTCGGTCGTCAAAGTCACCAACCTGGTGGCGGGCTACATTCCTGGCGTCAATATCCTCAACGGTTGCTCCATCGAGGCACGCAAGGGTGAATTGATCGGTATTATTGGACCCAACGGCGCCGGTAAATCCACCCTGCTGAAGGCCATGTTCGGCCTGGTCAAGGTCCACTCCGGCACTGTAATAGTCCGGGGTCAGGATCTCACAGGATTGAAGGCCAACAAGCTTGTCACCCAGGGCGTCGGCTTTGTCCCCCAGACCAACAACGTGTTCGCCACGCTCACCATCGAAGAGAACCTCCAGATGGGCATGTTCCAGCGGCCCAAGGCGTTCGCCGAGCGCTTCGACTTCGTTGCCAGCCTCTTCCCCGAACTGGCCAAGCGACGTGCCCAGCGAGCCGGTTCCCTCTCAGGCGGTGAACGCCAGATGGTCGCCATGGGGCGGGCACTCATGATGGATCCTGCAGTGCTCCTGCTCGATGAGCCTTCGGCGGGTCTCTCCCCCGTCAAGCAGGACGAGACCTTCCTTCGGGTCCACGAGATCAACCGCGCCGGCGTCTCAGTCATCATGGTGGAACAGAACGCCCGCCGTTGCCTGCAGATCTGCGACCGCGGTTACGTCCTGGACCAAGGGAAGGACGCCTACACAGGCACTGGACGCGAGCTCATGAAGGACCCCAAGGTCATCCAGTTGTACTTGGGGACGCTGGCCGACGAGGTCTAG
- a CDS encoding ABC transporter ATP-binding protein → MTDSRPIAVGENTPGCKKRDPIVVAENVTRSFGGINAVDVEYLEIPRHKITALIGPNGAGKTTLFNLLTGFDTPNTGKWQFEGNSIAGVSSYKVARMGMVRTFQLTKVMGKLTVMENMRLGAADQPGERLSKALFKGMWGGREKEITAQAHVLLEKFKLDTKRDDYAASLSGGQRKLLEMARSLMVKPKLVMLDEPMAGVNPALTQSLLDHIKNLKAEGMTVLFVEHDMNMVRHIADWVVVMAEGKIVAEGPPVEVMKNPAVIDAYLGAHHDVDLGDAEGIKVLEAELEADEESVVGTEDAGILSDIVETKKEDGK, encoded by the coding sequence ATGACCGATTCGCGTCCTATTGCGGTCGGGGAAAATACCCCTGGCTGCAAGAAGCGCGATCCGATCGTCGTGGCCGAAAACGTCACCCGCTCCTTCGGCGGCATCAACGCCGTGGACGTGGAATACCTGGAGATCCCCCGCCACAAGATCACCGCATTGATCGGGCCAAACGGTGCCGGCAAGACCACCCTGTTCAACTTGCTCACCGGCTTCGACACGCCAAACACGGGCAAGTGGCAGTTCGAAGGAAACAGTATTGCCGGCGTCTCGTCCTACAAAGTGGCCCGCATGGGCATGGTGCGGACATTCCAGCTGACCAAGGTCATGGGCAAGCTGACAGTCATGGAAAACATGCGGCTCGGTGCAGCGGACCAGCCGGGCGAGCGTCTTTCCAAAGCCCTGTTCAAGGGCATGTGGGGTGGCCGGGAGAAGGAGATCACGGCACAGGCACACGTGCTCTTGGAGAAGTTCAAGCTGGACACCAAGAGGGATGACTACGCCGCTTCCCTCTCCGGCGGCCAGCGTAAGCTCCTGGAGATGGCACGATCCCTCATGGTGAAGCCCAAGCTCGTCATGCTCGACGAGCCCATGGCCGGCGTGAACCCCGCACTGACCCAGTCCCTCCTGGACCACATCAAAAACCTCAAGGCTGAAGGCATGACGGTCCTGTTCGTGGAGCACGATATGAACATGGTGCGCCACATCGCAGACTGGGTAGTAGTCATGGCAGAAGGAAAGATCGTGGCCGAAGGCCCTCCCGTGGAAGTCATGAAGAACCCCGCCGTGATCGATGCTTACCTTGGCGCGCACCACGACGTTGACCTCGGCGACGCAGAAGGCATCAAGGTGCTCGAGGCAGAACTTGAGGCCGACGAAGAGTCGGTAGTGGGAACCGAAGACGCAGGCATCCTGTCCGACATCGTAGAAACCAAGAAGGAGGACGGGAAATGA
- a CDS encoding branched-chain amino acid ABC transporter permease: MDFGFILSSALGELFSPTTAAYALAALGLAVHFGYSGLLNFGQAGFMAVGAYGFAISTLTFKTPFFIGLLIAVLCSVIFAFILGIPTLRLRADYLAIVTIAAAEIVRYVVTTNQLTSVTGSANGLAAFEGGFYSMNPFPEGSYMGMNNRDFFIRVVGWGLVIICCLLVWLLMRSPWGRVLKGIREDENAVRSLGKNVYSYKMQALIIGGILGALAGMIFTLPRGAVQPSNYGTELTFFLWTCLLLGGMATVLGPVIGAMIFWVVLSLTQSLLYGLIESGVVTWLTTVQAGQLRYILVGVALMLLMIFRPQGVFGNKKELAFA; this comes from the coding sequence ATGGACTTCGGATTTATTCTTTCCAGCGCCCTTGGCGAATTGTTCAGCCCGACGACGGCGGCCTACGCGCTTGCCGCTTTGGGCCTGGCCGTACACTTCGGCTACTCAGGCCTGTTGAACTTCGGTCAGGCCGGTTTCATGGCAGTGGGCGCCTACGGCTTCGCCATCTCCACGTTGACTTTCAAAACTCCGTTCTTCATCGGCCTGCTTATCGCGGTCCTGTGTTCGGTAATCTTCGCGTTCATCCTGGGTATTCCAACACTGCGCCTGCGGGCGGACTACCTCGCTATCGTCACTATCGCAGCAGCGGAAATTGTGCGCTACGTCGTCACTACCAACCAACTCACCAGCGTCACGGGTTCGGCAAACGGCCTGGCCGCATTCGAGGGTGGCTTCTACTCCATGAATCCCTTCCCTGAGGGGTCCTACATGGGAATGAACAACCGTGACTTCTTTATCCGGGTTGTGGGTTGGGGCCTGGTCATTATCTGCTGCCTGCTGGTCTGGCTGCTGATGCGCAGCCCTTGGGGGCGCGTCCTGAAGGGCATCCGCGAGGATGAGAACGCGGTGCGGTCACTCGGCAAGAATGTCTATTCCTACAAGATGCAGGCCCTCATTATTGGTGGCATCCTGGGCGCCCTCGCCGGCATGATCTTCACCCTCCCCCGCGGCGCCGTCCAGCCCTCCAACTACGGCACTGAGCTCACGTTCTTCCTTTGGACCTGCCTCCTGCTCGGTGGCATGGCCACCGTCCTGGGCCCGGTGATCGGAGCCATGATCTTCTGGGTAGTGCTCTCGCTGACGCAGAGCCTGCTTTATGGGCTCATCGAATCCGGAGTCGTCACCTGGCTGACCACCGTTCAGGCCGGCCAGCTGCGCTACATCCTTGTTGGTGTGGCACTGATGCTCCTGATGATCTTCCGCCCGCAAGGCGTCTTCGGCAATAAGAAGGAGCTTGCTTTCGCATGA
- a CDS encoding branched-chain amino acid ABC transporter permease, producing MTVRTGCNGAAGTTPTVEVSILRSTLRDPSMRRSKGLQRAVGAFFAALIATLLIAAPAAEATTPSPSPSPTNFQDNISGFLRDDARAPIPGVKIKASGNGFEGEATSGANGAWNIGVPTQGTYRVELDTSTLPQGIKLADGQENPRDVTFSQTSNLSVIFAFGKGIVVQQQDFGQNLLNRLVAGLSFGLLLALASVGLSLIFGTTGLTNFAHGEMVTMGAVLVFMLNSFGLPFWLAILLSLIGGGLFGYVQDAGLWRPLRRRGSGLVPMMIVSIGLALAIRYVIQFFFGGATQQLPGAQSAEVQIGPISISPNNLWSLLISAVVIAMIGIVLLKTRLGKATRAVADNPALAAASGIDVDSVIRLVWIVGGVLASLGGILWAYYRPGVTFDMGSQILLLIFAGVTLGGLGTVFGALLGSIVVGIFVELTTVFGLPADLKYVGALFIMIVVLLFRPQGILGRRERVG from the coding sequence ATGACCGTTCGCACCGGCTGCAATGGCGCAGCCGGGACCACCCCCACTGTGGAGGTTTCCATTTTGAGAAGCACACTGCGCGACCCGTCCATGAGACGGTCCAAGGGACTGCAGAGAGCCGTGGGGGCGTTCTTCGCAGCCCTCATTGCCACTCTGTTGATCGCCGCCCCCGCGGCGGAGGCAACCACCCCCTCGCCTTCGCCATCCCCAACGAATTTCCAAGACAATATCAGCGGCTTCCTCCGCGATGATGCCCGTGCTCCCATACCGGGCGTGAAGATCAAGGCCTCGGGCAACGGGTTTGAGGGCGAAGCAACTTCCGGAGCCAACGGCGCCTGGAACATAGGCGTCCCCACACAAGGCACGTACAGAGTTGAGCTGGATACCTCCACCTTGCCCCAAGGCATCAAACTTGCCGATGGTCAGGAGAACCCCCGCGATGTCACCTTCAGCCAGACGTCCAACCTGTCAGTCATCTTCGCCTTCGGTAAGGGCATCGTCGTCCAGCAACAAGACTTCGGCCAAAACCTCCTCAACCGCCTGGTTGCCGGGCTGAGCTTCGGCCTGCTGCTGGCACTTGCCTCCGTCGGCCTGTCCCTTATCTTCGGCACCACAGGCCTTACCAACTTCGCCCACGGCGAGATGGTGACCATGGGTGCCGTGCTCGTCTTCATGCTCAACAGTTTTGGGTTGCCGTTCTGGCTGGCCATCCTGCTGTCGCTGATCGGCGGCGGGCTCTTCGGGTATGTCCAGGATGCCGGGCTCTGGCGGCCTTTGCGGCGGCGCGGCTCGGGCCTGGTGCCCATGATGATTGTCAGCATCGGCCTTGCCCTGGCTATCCGCTACGTCATCCAGTTCTTCTTCGGCGGCGCCACCCAACAGCTGCCCGGAGCCCAAAGCGCCGAGGTCCAGATCGGGCCCATTTCCATCTCTCCGAACAACCTCTGGTCCCTGTTGATCAGTGCCGTGGTGATTGCCATGATCGGCATAGTCCTGCTGAAGACCCGTCTTGGTAAGGCAACCCGTGCGGTGGCCGACAACCCGGCTCTGGCCGCGGCTTCGGGCATCGACGTCGACTCGGTCATCCGGCTCGTATGGATCGTTGGCGGCGTCCTGGCTTCCCTCGGCGGCATCCTGTGGGCCTACTACCGGCCCGGGGTGACGTTCGACATGGGCTCGCAAATCCTGCTGCTCATCTTCGCCGGCGTGACGCTCGGTGGCCTGGGCACCGTCTTCGGCGCCCTGCTCGGCTCCATCGTCGTCGGAATCTTCGTGGAGCTGACCACGGTCTTTGGCCTCCCTGCCGACCTCAAGTACGTTGGCGCTTTGTTCATCATGATTGTTGTTCTTCTGTTCCGACCGCAGGGTATCCTCGGCCGGCGTGAGCGTGTGGGTTAG
- a CDS encoding Bax inhibitor-1/YccA family protein → MALGGNPIFNGKNFRGAKQAPPVPQNPYSNQYGQQFSQAPGRAPGQVLDAGSTWSASQQNMTNEQLQQMYNQPAAGPADTGRMTYDDVIMKTVACLVALVVGAGITLFVAPALSSMLMIVGALGGFVLALVNTFKKQPSPALILAYAGLEGLFLGGLTRILDGMFPGVGLQAVIGTLAVFGVTLLLFKSGKVRATPKMVRFFMIATIGYAVFALINLVMMWTGAVQEPFGLRTSITIAGIPLGVFIGILAIGLAAFSLIMDFTSIEQGVRAGAPERYSWIAAFGLTVTLVWLYVEIIRLLAILRGDD, encoded by the coding sequence ATGGCACTTGGCGGAAACCCTATCTTCAACGGAAAGAATTTCCGTGGAGCCAAACAGGCACCGCCTGTTCCGCAAAATCCGTATTCCAACCAGTACGGCCAGCAGTTTAGCCAAGCACCTGGTCGCGCGCCTGGGCAGGTCCTCGACGCCGGGTCCACTTGGTCCGCTTCGCAGCAGAACATGACCAACGAACAACTGCAGCAGATGTACAACCAGCCTGCAGCAGGACCTGCCGACACCGGCCGGATGACCTACGACGACGTCATCATGAAGACCGTCGCCTGCCTTGTTGCCTTGGTCGTCGGCGCGGGCATCACGCTCTTTGTAGCACCGGCCCTGTCGAGCATGCTGATGATCGTCGGCGCGCTCGGGGGATTCGTCCTTGCCCTGGTCAATACCTTCAAGAAGCAGCCTTCGCCGGCACTGATTCTGGCATATGCGGGCCTTGAGGGACTCTTCCTCGGTGGCCTGACCCGGATACTTGACGGAATGTTCCCCGGCGTCGGCCTCCAGGCGGTCATCGGTACCTTGGCAGTCTTCGGCGTCACGCTGCTGCTCTTCAAGAGCGGCAAGGTCCGCGCCACACCCAAGATGGTGCGCTTCTTCATGATCGCCACCATCGGCTACGCCGTCTTTGCGCTGATCAACCTCGTCATGATGTGGACCGGTGCGGTTCAGGAACCGTTCGGCCTGCGCACAAGTATCACGATTGCAGGCATCCCGCTGGGTGTCTTCATTGGCATCCTGGCGATTGGCCTGGCAGCCTTCTCGCTCATCATGGACTTCACCAGCATCGAACAAGGCGTCCGTGCCGGCGCACCTGAGCGCTACTCCTGGATCGCTGCCTTCGGCCTGACCGTCACGCTGGTTTGGCTCTACGTCGAAATCATCCGGCTTCTGGCGATTTTGCGCGGCGACGACTAA